From one Salinibacterium hongtaonis genomic stretch:
- a CDS encoding Maf family protein produces the protein MRLYLASTSPARLATLRSAGIEPAGLINPGVDEEALVARREEERGAPLSAAEMVAELARAKAEAVVGSLVDGEPIDGFILGGDSAFELDGVIYGKPHTADIARERWARMIGRTGVLHSGHWLIDHRGGTASGGIGQVEDATVEFAADISDAEIEAYIATGEPLAVAGAFTIDSRGQAFISRISGQPSTVIGLSVPTLRALLGTGFGVEWHRLWNR, from the coding sequence GTGCGTCTCTACCTGGCCTCAACATCCCCCGCCCGACTGGCGACTCTGCGCTCTGCCGGCATCGAACCGGCGGGTCTCATCAACCCCGGCGTGGACGAAGAAGCACTCGTCGCCAGGCGCGAAGAAGAGCGTGGCGCCCCGCTCTCCGCCGCCGAAATGGTCGCCGAGCTCGCGAGAGCCAAGGCCGAGGCCGTTGTCGGGTCGCTCGTCGATGGCGAGCCAATAGACGGCTTCATTCTTGGCGGCGACAGCGCGTTCGAACTCGACGGGGTGATCTATGGCAAGCCTCACACCGCCGACATCGCGCGCGAACGGTGGGCACGCATGATCGGCAGAACCGGGGTACTTCACTCTGGGCATTGGCTCATCGACCACCGCGGTGGCACGGCGTCCGGTGGTATCGGGCAGGTCGAGGATGCCACGGTCGAGTTCGCCGCCGACATCAGCGACGCCGAGATCGAGGCCTATATCGCGACGGGTGAACCGCTCGCCGTGGCCGGTGCCTTCACGATCGACAGCAGGGGTCAGGCATTTATCTCCCGCATCTCTGGCCAACCGAGCACCGTCATTGGTCTCTCGGTGCCCACCCTGCGAGCCCTTCTCGGTACAGGATTCGGCGTGGAGTGGCACCGGCTCTGGAACCGCTAA
- a CDS encoding sensor histidine kinase encodes MARSAPVTPPPVSTRSVRRPISRASLEIVIARAVAVFGLLFGAQSLPTALAQRDLIDTAWWFSTVVTVYGLLVISLVASLIKRGAEIINAIFAFVFLIILVSWPLSVGLSPWEGAGRPWVWLMMTVSTAAAAVAFPVVAASLYLIVAPVIYGFVRLTPYGGSGSLTITALDVVYSILLGGAVLVIITMLRSAAGRVDDAQSMALARYLDAVREHATEVERVRVDSLVHDTVLTTFLSAARAETEEQRHRATHLARNAIVHLKQAVAAPSGDETLVPVREVVRRICGVRDMMRASFDMSAEEAGDGTLPTMAAESLYAATLQAMVNSFHHAGDESVSRWVTVRRAQDGVVVQVGDAGRGFVVGDIPAERLGVRVSIIERMQGVGGVARVDSTPGAGTVVTIAWPARAEVPQ; translated from the coding sequence ATGGCGCGTAGCGCACCGGTCACACCACCCCCGGTGTCGACCAGGTCGGTGCGGCGCCCGATCAGCCGTGCGAGCCTTGAGATTGTCATCGCCCGCGCCGTGGCTGTCTTCGGGCTCCTCTTCGGTGCCCAATCGCTGCCGACTGCTCTGGCCCAGCGCGATCTGATCGACACGGCGTGGTGGTTCAGCACGGTGGTAACCGTCTACGGGCTCTTGGTGATCAGCCTCGTCGCGTCGCTGATCAAACGCGGTGCCGAGATCATCAACGCGATCTTCGCCTTCGTCTTTCTCATCATCCTCGTGAGTTGGCCGCTTTCGGTCGGGCTCTCTCCGTGGGAGGGCGCCGGTCGGCCGTGGGTTTGGCTGATGATGACGGTGTCTACCGCCGCCGCCGCGGTGGCGTTCCCGGTTGTGGCAGCCTCCCTCTATTTGATCGTTGCGCCCGTGATCTATGGGTTCGTGCGGCTGACGCCGTATGGCGGCTCAGGCTCCCTCACCATCACGGCGCTCGACGTGGTCTATTCGATTCTCTTGGGTGGGGCAGTTCTCGTGATCATCACGATGCTGCGCTCGGCGGCGGGACGGGTCGACGACGCGCAGTCGATGGCGCTCGCTCGCTATCTCGACGCCGTTCGGGAACACGCCACTGAGGTGGAGCGGGTCCGGGTTGATTCCCTTGTGCACGACACCGTGCTCACGACGTTCCTTTCCGCTGCCCGGGCGGAGACCGAGGAGCAGCGACACCGGGCCACACACCTCGCCCGCAACGCCATAGTCCACCTCAAGCAAGCGGTGGCCGCCCCCTCGGGCGACGAAACCCTCGTGCCGGTTCGCGAAGTCGTTAGGCGAATCTGCGGTGTGCGAGACATGATGCGAGCCTCATTCGACATGTCGGCCGAGGAGGCTGGTGACGGGACGCTACCCACGATGGCTGCCGAGTCGCTGTATGCGGCCACGTTGCAGGCCATGGTGAACAGCTTTCACCATGCGGGCGACGAAAGCGTCTCCCGCTGGGTTACCGTGCGCCGGGCACAGGATGGGGTTGTCGTTCAGGTGGGCGACGCCGGGCGCGGGTTCGTCGTCGGGGACATCCCGGCAGAGCGTCTGGGCGTTCGCGTGTCGATCATCGAGCGGATGCAGGGGGTCGGGGGAGTCGCGCGCGTCGACTCCACGCCCGGTGCCGGCACGGTGGTCACGATCGCGTGGCCTGCGCGCGCGGAGGTGCCGCAGTGA
- a CDS encoding biotin--[acetyl-CoA-carboxylase] ligase has translation MALSSSLSLSAPLVSRLDVLEQCTSTNTELVERAAQGWPHFSAVVTDDQTGGRGRLGRTWVAPPGRTLAISVLLRPAFSAESFGWLPLIAGLAMARAVRGALADDDSPAAASVGVKWPNDVLIAGNKVSGLLAELVAGPAVVLGAGVNLAFAADELPTPTATSLTVEGARGDGLPDRVLSVYLSELRAAYDQLVRHNGDAVAAGLADAVAAECVTLGRDVRLTLPSGEEPVARALEIDEYGRLIVRRADDGTRMTIAAGDVTHVRDE, from the coding sequence ATGGCACTGTCTTCTTCTCTGTCGCTCAGCGCCCCGCTTGTGTCGCGGCTTGATGTGCTCGAGCAGTGCACATCGACCAACACCGAACTGGTTGAGCGGGCTGCGCAGGGCTGGCCCCACTTCTCGGCCGTGGTCACTGACGACCAGACCGGCGGCAGGGGCAGGCTCGGGCGCACCTGGGTAGCCCCGCCCGGCCGCACCCTGGCGATCTCCGTTCTTCTTCGCCCGGCCTTCTCTGCCGAGAGCTTTGGCTGGCTCCCGCTGATCGCGGGTCTGGCCATGGCCCGGGCGGTGCGGGGGGCGCTCGCCGACGACGATTCCCCAGCGGCAGCATCCGTCGGCGTCAAATGGCCGAACGACGTGCTGATCGCTGGCAACAAGGTCTCCGGCCTGCTTGCAGAGCTTGTTGCTGGGCCAGCAGTGGTGCTGGGGGCAGGCGTCAACCTTGCCTTTGCGGCGGATGAGTTGCCCACGCCCACCGCAACATCCCTCACGGTGGAGGGAGCGCGCGGTGACGGGCTGCCCGACAGGGTGTTGTCGGTGTACCTCTCCGAGTTGCGTGCCGCCTATGACCAGCTGGTGCGCCACAACGGTGACGCGGTCGCCGCAGGACTGGCCGACGCCGTGGCCGCAGAGTGTGTGACGCTCGGCCGCGACGTGCGGCTGACCTTGCCGAGCGGCGAGGAGCCTGTGGCGAGGGCGCTGGAGATTGACGAGTATGGGCGCCTGATTGTGCGACGAGCCGATGACGGAACCCGGATGACGATTGCCGCGGGCGATGTCACGCATGTGAGGGACGAATAA
- a CDS encoding FkbM family methyltransferase: MNSPEVSFRTRTAHGVMRLAARLRMAEPEILGLSAVVRPGDTVFDVGAAYGMYTVPLAALVGPGGSVNSFEPQKRQFRMVGALRSLIGARHVRVAHAAIGMEQGEHSMLLPVKFGVPIYGHTHVATGTERALTPQAPRQRTWKVRMETVDAWCEQHSIPSVSFLKVDVEGFEPSVLDGAEATITAYLPSLLLEIEDRHIGRYGRGANDFADDVRSRWPQYRMYTWSASGWTPTERVTLAARNYLFATDTAFSRGLL; encoded by the coding sequence GTGAACTCCCCCGAGGTTTCCTTCCGCACCCGAACCGCCCACGGCGTCATGCGTCTCGCCGCGCGGCTGAGAATGGCGGAGCCAGAGATTCTCGGGCTTAGCGCCGTTGTGCGCCCCGGCGACACCGTCTTCGATGTCGGCGCCGCCTATGGAATGTATACGGTTCCCCTCGCCGCGCTCGTCGGGCCTGGCGGTTCCGTTAACTCGTTCGAGCCCCAGAAGCGGCAGTTCCGCATGGTCGGAGCGTTGCGCTCGCTGATCGGTGCCCGTCACGTTCGCGTAGCCCATGCCGCCATCGGAATGGAGCAGGGCGAGCATTCGATGCTGTTGCCCGTTAAGTTTGGGGTCCCCATTTATGGGCACACCCATGTGGCAACCGGAACCGAACGCGCCCTTACCCCGCAAGCGCCCCGCCAGCGCACATGGAAGGTGCGAATGGAGACGGTGGATGCCTGGTGCGAGCAGCACAGCATCCCGAGCGTGTCATTTCTCAAGGTCGATGTGGAGGGGTTCGAGCCGAGCGTGCTCGACGGCGCCGAGGCCACGATCACCGCCTACCTCCCCAGCCTGTTGCTCGAAATCGAGGATCGCCACATCGGGCGCTACGGCAGGGGCGCTAACGACTTCGCAGACGACGTGCGCAGCCGCTGGCCCCAGTACCGCATGTACACGTGGTCAGCATCGGGATGGACCCCCACCGAGCGCGTGACGCTGGCAGCGCGCAACTACCTTTTTGCGACTGACACAGCGTTTAGCCGCGGTCTTTTGTAG
- a CDS encoding acyl-CoA carboxylase epsilon subunit: MTGTPFGEVPDLSVVPEPIDIAVTGGSPTATEAAAVVAVVSSVVDELREADDPAPVATSAWMRSARSLRTPLRAGPGAWAASRPLR, translated from the coding sequence GTGACGGGCACCCCGTTCGGTGAGGTTCCCGACCTCTCCGTGGTACCTGAGCCGATCGACATTGCGGTCACGGGTGGGTCGCCGACGGCAACAGAAGCCGCGGCCGTTGTTGCGGTCGTGAGTTCCGTCGTCGATGAGCTCCGGGAGGCCGACGACCCCGCCCCCGTTGCCACCTCCGCATGGATGCGTAGCGCCCGTTCTCTGAGAACGCCGCTTCGGGCTGGCCCGGGGGCCTGGGCCGCGTCCCGACCACTCCGCTAG
- a CDS encoding class I SAM-dependent RNA methyltransferase: protein MGEMQGTRLEVDVTNIAHGGISVARHDGRVIFVSDAIPGERVLVEITEDRKKSFWRAETVEVIEASPHRQPHVWAEASVDRAPEDRAGGAEFGHIEIGHQRELKRRVLVDSIKRMAALDTDVEVQPIAGPADGTGWRTRLRLHVAEDGTLGPYSSRSHRVIPVTSVPLAAPEVARITPLTERFTGSTHVDVVAPSGSNSFVIAGDANAKGRPKAQTIVEVVGEREFRLDVRGFWQVHQAAAQTLTTAVQDAIDETRFDPRAANQDLYGGVGLLAAAVGDRFGPTTRITTVESDSLATDHAAENLQEWLGAQAITARVDRYLQQLKRTGVSLDGSTVVLDPPRAGAGREVIDSLADLGASQLVYVACDPVALARDLGFLSAHGYRLERLKAFDLFPNTHHVEAVATLVRD from the coding sequence ATGGGTGAAATGCAGGGCACACGGCTCGAAGTCGACGTTACCAACATCGCGCACGGGGGAATCTCCGTCGCACGGCACGATGGCAGGGTGATCTTCGTCAGCGACGCGATCCCCGGCGAGCGCGTGCTCGTTGAGATCACGGAGGACCGTAAAAAGTCGTTCTGGCGAGCCGAGACCGTCGAGGTCATCGAGGCGTCGCCGCACCGCCAGCCCCATGTGTGGGCAGAGGCCTCGGTGGACCGCGCTCCCGAAGATCGTGCGGGCGGCGCCGAATTCGGCCACATTGAGATCGGGCATCAGCGCGAGCTCAAGCGTCGGGTGCTCGTCGACTCCATCAAGCGCATGGCCGCGCTGGATACCGATGTCGAGGTTCAGCCGATCGCAGGACCCGCAGACGGCACCGGATGGCGCACACGCCTGCGCCTTCACGTCGCAGAAGACGGCACCCTCGGCCCGTATTCATCCCGATCCCACCGCGTGATCCCTGTGACAAGCGTGCCGCTCGCGGCTCCCGAGGTGGCGCGCATTACGCCGCTGACCGAGAGGTTCACGGGCTCGACCCATGTGGATGTTGTTGCCCCATCCGGCAGCAACTCCTTCGTGATCGCGGGCGACGCGAATGCCAAGGGTCGCCCCAAGGCACAGACCATCGTCGAGGTTGTGGGGGAGAGGGAGTTTCGCCTCGACGTTCGAGGTTTCTGGCAGGTGCACCAGGCAGCGGCGCAGACGCTGACCACGGCGGTGCAGGATGCTATCGACGAGACGCGCTTCGACCCGCGCGCCGCCAATCAGGACCTCTATGGAGGGGTCGGATTGTTGGCCGCGGCCGTAGGCGACAGGTTCGGCCCGACGACCCGCATCACGACGGTCGAGAGCGACTCGCTCGCGACAGACCACGCGGCAGAGAATCTGCAGGAATGGCTCGGAGCTCAGGCCATTACGGCCAGGGTCGACCGCTACCTGCAGCAGCTCAAACGAACGGGTGTGTCGCTCGACGGCTCGACGGTCGTGCTTGACCCGCCCCGCGCCGGTGCCGGTCGAGAGGTCATCGACTCGCTCGCTGACCTAGGCGCGAGCCAGCTGGTCTACGTTGCATGTGATCCCGTGGCTCTCGCCAGGGACCTGGGCTTTCTTTCGGCCCACGGATACCGCCTTGAGCGACTCAAAGCATTCGACCTTTTCCCCAACACCCACCATGTTGAGGCTGTCGCAACTCTTGTTAGAGACTGA
- a CDS encoding response regulator transcription factor, translated as MNGSSAHPVRVSVVDDHESVRLGLRSACLEAGFDFIVAAASVGEFERELGGRENDVVVLDLSLGDGSTVTENVKRVQATGSAVLVHSIADRVVLVREALAAGAAGVIPKSSATQIVMTAVETVARGDVLNNLEWATAIDADSDFAKAQLGRREREILHLYASGLPLKLAAEKLGIGYSTAREYLDRIRLKYVEVGRPAPTKVDLLRRAVEDGILPSMDVESINGA; from the coding sequence ATGAACGGATCCTCTGCCCACCCTGTGCGGGTTTCTGTGGTCGATGACCACGAGTCGGTTCGGCTGGGGCTGCGCTCAGCGTGCCTCGAGGCGGGCTTTGACTTCATCGTGGCTGCGGCCTCCGTTGGCGAGTTCGAACGCGAACTTGGCGGCCGGGAGAACGACGTCGTAGTTCTTGACCTGTCGCTCGGCGATGGTTCGACCGTGACCGAGAACGTTAAGCGGGTTCAGGCGACCGGCTCCGCGGTGCTCGTGCACAGCATCGCCGACCGTGTCGTGCTGGTGAGGGAAGCGCTCGCCGCAGGCGCTGCCGGGGTCATCCCTAAATCGTCTGCGACGCAGATCGTGATGACGGCGGTCGAGACGGTCGCGCGCGGAGACGTGCTCAATAACCTTGAGTGGGCGACGGCTATCGATGCCGACAGCGACTTTGCCAAGGCCCAGCTGGGGCGTCGTGAGCGCGAGATTCTGCACCTTTACGCCTCGGGGCTTCCGCTCAAACTCGCAGCGGAGAAGCTGGGGATCGGCTATTCAACGGCCCGCGAATATTTGGACCGCATCCGCTTGAAGTATGTGGAGGTCGGCCGGCCGGCTCCCACCAAGGTCGATCTGCTCAGGCGTGCCGTCGAAGACGGGATTCTGCCCAGCATGGACGTCGAATCCATCAATGGCGCGTAG
- a CDS encoding PH domain-containing protein: protein MATDTDGAAINGERVVARLRPHARALFWPSLLLIVGGGTLAYFSNVFPEEWQNVALVGVGGLLLALLWLIPLFRWLSTRYTVTTRRLVMRRGLFTRIRQEILHSRGYDVTLSRGALQSMFRSGDVIINAGLEQPLVLRDVPSADLVHDALHDLMERNMNPRGHAASAAGDETTAYDIR, encoded by the coding sequence ATGGCGACTGACACCGACGGCGCCGCCATAAACGGTGAACGCGTTGTCGCGCGGCTGAGGCCCCACGCGCGCGCTCTCTTTTGGCCGAGCCTGCTGCTCATTGTCGGCGGCGGCACGCTTGCCTACTTCTCGAATGTGTTCCCCGAGGAGTGGCAGAATGTGGCGCTCGTGGGCGTCGGTGGCCTTCTGCTGGCGCTGCTCTGGTTGATCCCGCTCTTTCGGTGGCTCTCAACCCGATACACGGTGACCACGCGGCGCCTTGTAATGCGGCGGGGGCTCTTCACGCGCATCCGTCAAGAGATCCTGCACAGCCGGGGCTATGACGTCACACTCTCGCGTGGTGCGCTTCAGAGCATGTTCCGCAGCGGTGACGTGATTATCAACGCTGGCCTGGAGCAGCCGCTCGTCCTGCGTGATGTGCCGAGCGCCGATCTGGTGCACGACGCACTCCACGATTTGATGGAGCGCAATATGAACCCGCGGGGGCACGCGGCGAGTGCCGCTGGCGATGAAACAACGGCATACGACATTCGGTGA
- a CDS encoding acyl-CoA carboxylase subunit beta, translating into MYTTAGKLADLKNRYHEAVTASGETAVAKQHAKGKKTARERIEQLLDPGSFVELDEYVRHRTHAFGMDKSRPYGDAVVTGTGTIHGRQVAVYAQDFTIFGGSLGEVAGEKIIKVMDLALRLGIPIIGMLDSGGARIQEGVVALGKYGEIFRRNTMASGVIPQISIVMGPAAGGAVYSPALTDFVIMVDKTSQMFVTGPDVIKTVTGEDVGMEELGGALTHNKVSGVSHYLASDEDDALDYARALLSFLPDNNLSDSPAYASDVELEITDEDRKLNVVIPDSPNQPYDMTTIIEHIVDGGDFLEVQPLFAPNIIIGFGRVEGRSVGIIANQPSAMAGTLNIEAGEKASRFVRFCDAFNIPILTLVDVPGYLPGTDQEWTGVIRRGAKLLYAYAEATVPLVTVITRKAYGGAYIVMGSKQLGADLNYAWPTAEIAVMGGQGAVNILYRSELKTAEANGEDVAAVRTRLANEYTYNVASPFLAAERGELDGVIEPAATRVIVTKALRTLKTKRASMPPKKHGNIPL; encoded by the coding sequence ATGTACACGACCGCGGGCAAGCTTGCCGACCTTAAGAACCGCTATCACGAAGCGGTGACCGCGAGCGGCGAAACCGCCGTCGCCAAGCAGCATGCCAAGGGCAAGAAGACGGCCAGGGAGCGCATCGAGCAGCTTCTCGACCCCGGATCGTTCGTCGAACTCGACGAGTATGTTCGGCACCGCACCCACGCGTTCGGCATGGACAAGTCTCGGCCCTACGGCGACGCTGTCGTTACGGGAACCGGAACGATTCACGGTCGCCAGGTCGCCGTTTATGCGCAGGACTTCACAATCTTCGGCGGGTCGCTCGGCGAGGTCGCTGGCGAGAAGATCATCAAGGTCATGGATCTTGCTCTTCGCCTCGGTATCCCCATCATCGGCATGCTCGATTCCGGCGGGGCTCGCATCCAAGAGGGCGTTGTCGCCCTCGGCAAATACGGCGAAATCTTCCGCCGCAACACCATGGCGTCGGGCGTCATCCCGCAGATCTCCATCGTCATGGGCCCGGCCGCTGGTGGCGCCGTGTACTCCCCCGCGCTCACCGACTTTGTGATCATGGTCGACAAGACGAGCCAGATGTTTGTCACAGGCCCCGACGTGATCAAGACCGTCACGGGCGAAGACGTGGGCATGGAGGAGCTCGGCGGCGCTCTCACCCACAACAAGGTCTCTGGCGTCTCGCACTACCTCGCAAGCGACGAAGACGATGCCCTTGACTACGCACGGGCCCTGCTCTCGTTCCTTCCCGACAACAATCTCTCCGATTCGCCCGCCTACGCGTCGGATGTCGAGCTCGAGATCACCGACGAAGACCGCAAGCTCAACGTCGTGATTCCCGACAGCCCCAACCAGCCCTACGACATGACCACGATCATCGAGCACATTGTCGATGGCGGGGACTTTCTCGAGGTGCAGCCGCTCTTTGCCCCCAACATCATCATCGGCTTCGGCCGTGTCGAGGGTCGCTCGGTCGGCATCATTGCCAACCAGCCGAGCGCCATGGCGGGCACCCTCAACATTGAAGCGGGCGAGAAGGCTAGCCGTTTCGTTCGCTTCTGCGATGCCTTCAACATCCCGATTCTGACCCTCGTGGATGTTCCCGGTTACCTCCCGGGCACCGACCAGGAATGGACCGGCGTCATCCGTCGTGGCGCCAAGCTGCTCTACGCCTACGCTGAAGCCACTGTGCCGCTCGTCACTGTGATCACGCGCAAGGCCTACGGCGGCGCGTACATCGTGATGGGGTCGAAGCAGCTGGGGGCCGACCTCAACTACGCATGGCCCACCGCCGAGATTGCCGTTATGGGCGGGCAGGGTGCCGTGAACATCCTCTACCGCAGCGAACTCAAGACGGCCGAGGCCAACGGTGAGGATGTCGCGGCCGTGCGCACCCGGCTCGCCAACGAATACACCTACAACGTTGCAAGCCCGTTCCTCGCCGCCGAGCGCGGCGAGCTCGATGGCGTCATTGAGCCGGCCGCGACCCGCGTGATCGTGACCAAGGCGCTGCGCACCCTCAAGACCAAGCGGGCAAGCATGCCTCCCAAGAAGCATGGGAACATCCCCCTGTGA
- a CDS encoding acetyl/propionyl/methylcrotonyl-CoA carboxylase subunit alpha: MPRISKVLIANRGEIAVRIIRAAKDAGISSVAVYADQDRDARHVRLADEAYSLDGSTSADTYLVIDKILSIARRSGADAVHPGYGFLAENADFARQVIGAGLIWIGPSPEAIEKLGDKVSARHIAEKVGAPLAPGTLNPVSGADEVLDFVDEHGLPVAIKAAFGGGGRGLKVARTREEVPEMFESATREAIAAFGRGECFVEKYLDKPRHVETQCLADAHGNVVVISTRDCSLQRRHQKLVEEAPAPFLTDAQNELLYSSSKAILREVGYVGAGTCEFLVGQDGTISFLEVNTRLQVEHPVSEEVTGIDLVREQFRLAEGGVLDYEDPVPHGHSFEFRINGEDPGRGFLPSPGPIHVFRVPGGPGVRVDSGVTTGDVISGAFDSMIAKLIVTGSSREDALERSRRALDEFEVAGLPTVLPFHRAIVRDPAFTSSPFSIYTRWIETEFAGNLEPWSGELEDSGPAPERRSVTVEVDGKRVSVSLPGRIVPTAGAATLSAAPRRRGGGGGVSTSTGDTITAPMQATIIKFAVNEGDKVVKGDLVLVLEAMKMEQPLSAHKDGTISGINTAVGSTVSSGHVLLSIV, encoded by the coding sequence ATGCCCCGTATCTCGAAGGTCCTTATCGCTAACCGTGGCGAGATTGCCGTGCGCATCATCCGGGCCGCTAAGGACGCTGGCATCTCCTCCGTTGCCGTCTACGCCGACCAAGATCGCGACGCCCGCCACGTGCGCCTTGCCGACGAGGCCTACTCGCTCGACGGCAGCACGAGCGCAGACACCTACCTCGTCATCGACAAGATCCTCTCGATCGCCCGCCGCTCCGGCGCCGACGCCGTGCACCCTGGCTACGGATTCTTGGCCGAGAATGCAGACTTCGCGCGTCAGGTCATCGGCGCAGGCCTGATCTGGATCGGTCCATCCCCCGAGGCCATCGAGAAGCTCGGAGACAAGGTCTCCGCCCGCCACATCGCGGAGAAGGTCGGCGCTCCGCTGGCACCAGGAACCCTCAACCCCGTCAGCGGCGCAGACGAGGTTCTCGACTTTGTGGATGAGCATGGGCTCCCCGTCGCCATCAAGGCAGCATTCGGCGGCGGCGGCCGCGGCCTCAAAGTCGCTCGCACCCGCGAAGAAGTCCCCGAGATGTTTGAGTCAGCCACCCGCGAGGCCATCGCTGCCTTCGGCCGCGGCGAGTGCTTCGTCGAAAAGTACCTCGATAAGCCCCGCCATGTGGAGACCCAGTGCCTGGCGGATGCTCACGGCAACGTGGTCGTGATCAGCACCCGCGATTGCTCCCTCCAGCGTCGCCACCAGAAGCTCGTAGAAGAAGCCCCGGCACCGTTCCTCACCGATGCCCAAAACGAGCTGCTCTACAGCTCGTCCAAGGCGATTCTGCGAGAGGTCGGCTACGTCGGCGCCGGCACCTGCGAGTTTCTCGTCGGCCAGGACGGCACAATTTCGTTCCTCGAGGTCAACACCCGACTTCAGGTTGAGCATCCTGTTTCAGAAGAGGTCACGGGCATCGACCTCGTGCGCGAACAGTTCCGACTCGCCGAGGGCGGCGTGCTCGATTACGAGGACCCCGTGCCGCACGGCCACTCCTTCGAGTTCCGCATCAACGGAGAAGACCCCGGGCGTGGCTTCTTGCCGTCCCCCGGCCCCATCCACGTGTTCCGCGTTCCCGGCGGCCCCGGAGTGCGCGTCGACAGCGGCGTCACCACGGGAGACGTCATCAGCGGCGCCTTCGACTCCATGATCGCCAAGCTCATCGTCACGGGCAGCAGCCGCGAGGACGCGCTTGAGCGCTCGCGCCGCGCCCTCGACGAGTTTGAGGTAGCTGGCTTGCCGACCGTGCTGCCATTCCACCGCGCCATCGTGCGAGACCCCGCCTTCACCTCCAGCCCCTTCAGCATCTACACCCGCTGGATCGAGACTGAGTTCGCGGGCAACCTCGAGCCGTGGAGCGGCGAGCTCGAAGACTCGGGCCCCGCGCCGGAGCGCCGCAGCGTGACCGTTGAGGTCGACGGCAAGCGCGTCTCGGTGAGCCTCCCTGGGCGAATCGTTCCGACAGCCGGCGCGGCAACGCTCTCCGCTGCGCCCCGTCGCCGCGGCGGGGGTGGCGGCGTCTCGACGTCGACCGGAGACACGATCACCGCGCCCATGCAGGCCACCATCATCAAGTTCGCCGTCAACGAGGGCGACAAGGTCGTCAAGGGCGACCTCGTGCTGGTGCTTGAGGCCATGAAGATGGAACAGCCGCTCTCCGCACACAAGGACGGCACGATCTCCGGCATCAACACGGCCGTAGGCTCTACGGTCTCGTCCGGCCACGTGCTGCTCAGCATCGTCTAA